In a genomic window of Streptomyces sp. NBC_01231:
- a CDS encoding diaminopimelate decarboxylase, which translates to MGADTDLTGDAVSNANESHVSDDEGRVARRDEAVRAAVEQGLLGPGRPIVGLLDATGIRESATRLRAAFDEVTAPGTPVLHAFAVKATPLVPVLRLLREEGIGAEVASPGELALARAAGLSAARTVLDSPAKTPAELREALALGIAINADNPQELDRIDGLMRSAPSRSPLGLRVNPQVGAGAIEALSTATATSKFGVALRDEGAREWVVRAYIERPWLSRLHAHTGSQGVPLTLMAEGVAQTYRLAEEINRRIGRSQIDTIDIGGGLPVNFTSDRTTPTYADYARVLKETVPGLFDGRYGLVTEFGRSLLAKHGTVVARVEYTKSAGGRRVAVTHAGVQVATRTVYAPGAWPLRIAGYDGKGRPKEGPEVMQDIAGPACFAGDLLAQGYPLPLLAQGDYAAALDTGAYYFAHHYAYNSLARPGIYGFAPDGAGGIAFSTVREAQTVAEIVAESGGAHADALTTLRAPGRR; encoded by the coding sequence TGCTGGGCCCCGGCCGCCCCATCGTGGGCCTGCTCGACGCCACCGGCATCCGGGAGTCCGCGACCCGGCTGCGGGCGGCGTTCGACGAGGTCACCGCGCCCGGCACACCCGTACTGCACGCCTTCGCGGTGAAGGCGACCCCGCTGGTGCCGGTACTGAGGCTGCTGCGGGAGGAGGGGATCGGCGCGGAGGTGGCGAGCCCGGGTGAGCTGGCGCTGGCGCGGGCGGCGGGGCTGTCGGCGGCCCGGACCGTCCTCGACTCGCCCGCCAAGACACCGGCCGAGCTGCGCGAGGCACTGGCGCTGGGGATAGCGATCAACGCGGACAACCCCCAGGAGCTGGACCGCATCGACGGTCTGATGCGCTCGGCGCCGAGTCGCTCACCCCTCGGCCTCCGGGTGAACCCGCAGGTCGGGGCGGGCGCGATCGAGGCGCTGTCCACCGCCACGGCGACCTCGAAGTTCGGGGTGGCGCTGCGGGACGAGGGAGCGCGCGAGTGGGTGGTGCGGGCCTACATCGAGCGCCCCTGGCTGTCCCGGCTGCACGCGCACACCGGGTCTCAGGGCGTCCCGCTCACCCTGATGGCCGAGGGCGTGGCGCAGACGTACCGGCTCGCGGAGGAGATCAACCGGCGGATCGGGCGGTCGCAGATCGACACCATCGACATCGGAGGCGGGCTGCCGGTGAACTTCACGTCGGACAGGACGACACCGACGTACGCGGACTACGCGCGGGTGCTGAAGGAGACGGTGCCGGGGCTGTTCGACGGGCGCTACGGGCTGGTGACCGAGTTCGGGCGGTCGCTGCTGGCCAAGCACGGCACGGTGGTGGCGCGCGTCGAGTACACCAAGAGCGCCGGCGGGCGGCGGGTGGCGGTGACGCACGCGGGCGTGCAGGTGGCGACGCGGACGGTGTACGCGCCGGGGGCGTGGCCGCTGAGGATCGCCGGGTACGACGGCAAGGGGCGGCCGAAGGAGGGGCCCGAGGTGATGCAGGACATCGCCGGTCCGGCGTGCTTCGCGGGCGACCTGCTCGCCCAGGGGTATCCGCTGCCGCTGCTGGCGCAGGGCGACTACGCGGCGGCGCTGGACACGGGCGCGTACTACTTCGCGCACCACTACGCGTACAACTCCCTGGCCCGGCCCGGCATCTACGGCTTCGCCCCGGACGGGGCCGGGGGGATCGCCTTCTCGACCGTGCGCGAGGCGCAGACCGTCGCGGAGATCGTGGCCGAATCCGGAGGGGCGCACGCGGATGCGCTCACCACTCTGCGCGCGCCTGGTCGCCGTTGA
- a CDS encoding roadblock/LC7 domain-containing protein encodes MAAEAEILEELHRLRARVPQLTGALAAGADGLVLAQDTPGVDPQAMAALTGTAHDLAGRLTDATGQGDFRELLVRGVYGYVATYAAGRTGLLTLLAQDRVNVGRLHLEGRRAGARIGELVDATPAPPPKPPAKTTARTTAPRPRTTRTSRSKPAATRDPVTETPTAPTVARTTTES; translated from the coding sequence ATGGCGGCGGAGGCCGAAATCCTGGAGGAGTTGCACCGGCTCAGAGCCCGCGTGCCCCAGCTGACCGGTGCCCTGGCCGCCGGGGCCGACGGTCTCGTCCTCGCCCAGGACACCCCCGGCGTCGACCCGCAGGCGATGGCCGCGCTCACCGGCACCGCCCACGACCTCGCCGGCCGGCTGACCGACGCGACCGGCCAGGGCGACTTCCGCGAACTGCTCGTGCGCGGGGTGTACGGCTACGTCGCCACGTACGCGGCGGGCCGCACCGGCCTGCTGACCCTGCTCGCCCAGGACCGCGTCAACGTCGGCCGCCTCCATCTGGAGGGCCGCCGGGCCGGGGCCCGCATCGGAGAACTGGTCGACGCCACCCCGGCGCCCCCGCCCAAGCCCCCCGCGAAAACGACCGCCAGGACCACCGCACCGCGGCCCAGGACCACCCGTACCTCCCGGTCCAAGCCCGCCGCCACACGTGACCCGGTCACCGAAACGCCCACCGCACCCACGGTGGCGCGTACCACCACCGAAAGTTGA
- a CDS encoding MurR/RpiR family transcriptional regulator yields MSGDGNANVADASADTGVRGGGAAVPDSPAARLQVLFEGHRLTPTQRRIAHSMVRRASDVPFLSSVELAELAGVSQPSVTRFAVALGFDGYPALRKHLREVAPAEPAADAASYNEYQQAVEAEIENLRLLAEVLADPRPVRRAGRLLAASRPLPVLGLRAAASQSYGFAYFAAKVHPDVRLLNEGGTMIHDRIDAAVHAGATALLCFALPRHPREVVDTLAYAKEAGLTVVTVADSAFAPVAKVSDLLLPAAVGTGLAFDTACAPMLLGRVLLEAMCDDLPEAQARLEEFDAKAAARGLFVE; encoded by the coding sequence ATGAGCGGGGACGGGAACGCGAACGTGGCGGACGCAAGCGCGGACACGGGCGTGCGAGGTGGCGGCGCGGCCGTGCCGGACAGCCCCGCCGCACGGTTGCAGGTCCTGTTCGAGGGACACCGGCTGACGCCCACCCAGCGGCGGATCGCGCACAGCATGGTGCGGCGGGCCTCCGACGTGCCGTTCCTGTCGAGCGTGGAGCTGGCGGAGCTGGCCGGGGTCAGCCAGCCGTCCGTGACCCGCTTCGCGGTCGCCCTCGGCTTCGACGGCTACCCGGCGCTGCGCAAGCACCTGCGCGAGGTCGCGCCCGCCGAACCGGCCGCGGACGCGGCCTCGTACAACGAGTACCAGCAGGCCGTCGAGGCCGAGATCGAGAACCTGCGGCTCCTGGCGGAGGTGCTGGCCGACCCGCGGCCGGTGCGGCGGGCGGGGCGGCTGCTCGCCGCCTCGCGCCCCCTGCCCGTGCTCGGACTGCGTGCCGCGGCCTCGCAGTCGTACGGCTTCGCGTACTTCGCCGCCAAGGTCCATCCGGACGTACGGCTGCTCAACGAGGGCGGCACGATGATCCACGACCGGATCGACGCCGCCGTGCACGCGGGCGCCACCGCACTGCTGTGCTTCGCGCTGCCCCGGCACCCGCGCGAGGTCGTGGACACCCTCGCCTACGCCAAGGAGGCGGGGCTGACCGTGGTGACCGTCGCCGACTCCGCCTTCGCACCGGTCGCCAAGGTGTCCGACCTGCTGCTGCCGGCCGCCGTCGGCACCGGACTCGCCTTCGACACGGCCTGCGCGCCGATGCTGCTGGGCCGGGTCCTGCTGGAGGCGATGTGCGACGACCTGCCCGAGGCGCAGGCCCGGCTCGAGGAGTTCGACGCGAAGGCGGCGGCGCGGGGGCTGTTCGTCGAGTGA